One window from the genome of Lentibacillus daqui encodes:
- a CDS encoding putative holin-like toxin: MPLSIFEALIVMFTFGTFLLGLFTFILDLINKK; this comes from the coding sequence ATGCCATTGAGCATTTTCGAGGCTTTGATCGTAATGTTTACATTCGGCACGTTTTTGCTGGGTCTGTTTACTTTCATCCTGGATTTGATCAATAAAAAATAG
- a CDS encoding CynX/NimT family MFS transporter: MDVDSSLTKKDTNRMYRFLIYAGVIIAAFNLRPSITSVGPVIGLIRDDVGLSNWSAGIITSLPLIAFALISPVAPKVGNRFSNERALLIGLILLLIGISIRSITSVSLLYIGTLLVGIGVAFCNVLLPGVIKEKFPNKVELMTGVYSTAMGALAATASGLSIPIAKGLGLGWQIALLIWAVPAIIGILIWAYLSKGKKMENQQESQFVTSSNNRIWRSPLAWQVACFMGFQSFLFYVTISWLPEIIHDYGVSIATAGWMLSFMQLIGLPFSFLVPVLAGRFKSQWWLAWLLALCAIGGYSGLLLGSGFVIMIISVILIGIALGGVFPLALAFLGMRSRNARQAAELSGMAQSFGYLLAAIGPIFIGYLYDLSHSWTIPLITLIGVGFIVIIFGSFAGRDRYVSD; the protein is encoded by the coding sequence ATGGATGTAGATAGTTCGTTAACAAAAAAAGATACCAATCGGATGTATCGTTTTTTAATATATGCTGGAGTCATTATTGCGGCATTTAATTTGCGCCCATCCATTACGTCAGTAGGTCCGGTTATTGGGCTTATTCGCGATGACGTTGGGCTGTCTAATTGGAGTGCAGGGATCATTACAAGTTTACCACTGATAGCATTTGCACTTATTTCGCCGGTTGCACCCAAAGTTGGTAATCGTTTTTCCAATGAACGGGCATTGCTAATCGGCCTGATTTTGTTGCTTATCGGGATTAGTATTCGATCGATCACCTCTGTTTCCTTGTTATATATCGGTACGTTACTTGTTGGCATAGGGGTGGCCTTTTGCAATGTGCTCCTGCCCGGTGTAATAAAGGAGAAGTTTCCCAACAAAGTGGAACTGATGACCGGAGTGTACTCTACCGCAATGGGTGCACTTGCTGCTACGGCGTCTGGATTAAGTATTCCGATTGCGAAAGGACTAGGATTGGGATGGCAAATTGCTTTATTGATTTGGGCGGTGCCGGCAATTATCGGAATTCTTATTTGGGCCTATCTTAGTAAAGGTAAAAAAATGGAGAACCAGCAAGAATCGCAATTTGTAACATCATCGAATAACCGTATTTGGCGATCCCCGTTAGCGTGGCAGGTTGCCTGTTTTATGGGATTTCAGTCATTTTTATTTTATGTTACTATTTCCTGGCTGCCGGAGATCATCCATGATTACGGTGTTAGTATTGCAACGGCAGGCTGGATGCTCTCATTTATGCAGTTGATCGGCTTGCCGTTTAGCTTCCTGGTGCCTGTGCTTGCCGGACGTTTTAAATCGCAATGGTGGCTTGCCTGGCTGCTTGCCTTATGTGCGATTGGCGGGTATAGCGGCTTACTGCTCGGTAGTGGGTTCGTTATTATGATTATTAGTGTCATTTTAATTGGGATTGCACTTGGGGGCGTCTTTCCATTAGCACTGGCATTTTTGGGTATGCGCTCACGAAATGCCAGGCAGGCTGCTGAATTATCCGGGATGGCGCAATCATTCGGTTACTTATTGGCAGCTATTGGACCAATATTTATTGGATATTTATATGATCTGAGCCATAGTTGGACGATACCATTAATAACGTTGATCGGTGTAGGATTTATTGTTATTATTTTCGGTTCGTTTGCCGGACGGGATAGGTACGTATCGGATTAA
- the pxpB gene encoding 5-oxoprolinase subunit PxpB — MGNVTIKPVGDTSLKVEFHETVSPELNRKIRTFCQKLQELSLTAVEEWVPAFDSVTVYYQPTHMTYESIRKQLQQIVLTGKDDITLTSRYIYVPVLYGGKQGPDLTRVASHNRLTENEVIAIHQRNEYLVYMLGFLPGFPYLGGMDKRIATPRLDEPRKRIDAGAVGIAHEQTGIYPLASPGGWNIIGKTPLQLFQSDKENDAFLFQAGDVVCFYEITAEAFAEIELLVKEGSFRVNEKFKQR; from the coding sequence ATGGGTAATGTTACGATAAAACCGGTTGGTGATACGTCGTTGAAAGTGGAGTTTCATGAAACAGTTTCACCGGAGTTAAATAGGAAGATTCGTACTTTTTGTCAGAAACTGCAAGAATTGTCTTTAACAGCGGTGGAAGAATGGGTGCCAGCGTTTGATTCGGTAACTGTTTATTATCAGCCGACACATATGACATATGAAAGCATTCGGAAACAATTGCAACAAATTGTGTTAACTGGAAAGGATGACATAACGCTAACATCCAGATATATCTATGTCCCTGTTTTATACGGCGGAAAACAGGGACCTGATTTAACCCGTGTTGCAAGCCATAACAGGTTAACAGAGAATGAAGTAATCGCGATTCACCAAAGGAATGAATATCTTGTCTACATGCTTGGATTTTTGCCGGGATTTCCTTATCTTGGTGGCATGGATAAACGTATCGCTACACCTCGGCTGGATGAACCGCGAAAGAGGATTGATGCAGGTGCCGTTGGGATTGCCCATGAACAAACAGGAATATATCCACTGGCTTCTCCTGGTGGCTGGAATATTATTGGAAAAACACCACTTCAACTGTTCCAGTCTGATAAGGAAAATGATGCTTTTTTATTTCAAGCAGGTGATGTCGTGTGCTTTTATGAAATAACTGCAGAAGCGTTTGCGGAAATCGAGCTGCTTGTGAAGGAAGGCAGCTTTCGTGTGAATGAAAAGTTTAAACAAAGATAA
- a CDS encoding LamB/YcsF family protein gives MDKQIDLNCDMGESFGRYTIGADADMMAYITSANIACGGHAGDPEVMEQTVRLAKQHGVAIGAHPGFFDLAGFGRRMIDCSAAEVYRLVVYQVGALAAFCKVNQARMQHVKPHGALYNLAGQNRQIADAIARAVHDIDPSLILYGLAGSELLQAGEDQGLQVASEVFADRTYQPDGRLTPRKHPNAIIEQAEAAVQQVEQMVNHGVVEAVDGTQIKIRADTICLHGDGVNAVAFAKKLRRKLEDAEINVG, from the coding sequence ATGGATAAGCAAATTGATTTGAATTGTGATATGGGGGAAAGCTTTGGCAGGTATACTATTGGTGCAGATGCGGACATGATGGCATATATTACATCGGCAAATATCGCCTGTGGCGGACATGCTGGTGATCCGGAAGTCATGGAGCAGACCGTTCGTTTAGCCAAACAACATGGTGTTGCCATAGGTGCACATCCTGGCTTTTTTGACCTGGCTGGATTTGGGCGTCGGATGATTGATTGCTCGGCTGCAGAAGTTTACCGGCTGGTGGTTTACCAGGTTGGGGCACTTGCTGCCTTTTGTAAGGTTAACCAGGCAAGGATGCAACATGTGAAACCTCATGGTGCATTGTATAATCTTGCGGGTCAAAACCGACAGATCGCAGATGCTATTGCTCGGGCTGTTCATGACATTGATCCATCGTTAATATTATATGGCTTGGCAGGCAGTGAATTGTTGCAAGCGGGTGAGGATCAAGGGTTACAAGTTGCTTCCGAAGTTTTTGCCGATCGAACCTATCAGCCAGATGGACGCTTAACACCAAGAAAACATCCAAATGCGATAATTGAACAGGCTGAAGCGGCTGTACAACAAGTGGAGCAGATGGTGAACCATGGTGTTGTTGAGGCGGTTGATGGCACCCAAATTAAGATTCGCGCCGATACCATTTGTTTACATGGTGACGGAGTGAATGCTGTTGCCTTTGCAAAAAAACTGCGAAGGAAACTGGAAGATGCTGAAATTAACGTAGGATAA
- a CDS encoding biotin-dependent carboxyltransferase family protein, whose amino-acid sequence MAGQKIFTVNKPGVITSFQDMGRTGYQRFGVPVAGAMDVFAFQIANILVGNKRNEVCLEVTLIGPQLEAHYPITLAITGADLQPSVNGKSVHMWETFTMEEGDQLTFGKLQSGVRAYIAVAGGFAVPAIFGSKSMDMNSGLGYMLEKGEAIEGNPVASRSGIGLSRKVIPIYQKEIDVAIIEGPHTNLFTEADRQRFYQTTFIVGANSNRMGYRLEAADFQITPSGDIWSDATPFGGIQIPPNGQPIILMADRQTTGGYPRIGTVISTDLPNIAQLPPQGKIRFYSISVEDAQQRLVKREAFLERLETFRVGLEIGR is encoded by the coding sequence ATGGCAGGTCAAAAAATATTTACTGTGAACAAGCCAGGAGTTATAACTTCTTTTCAGGATATGGGACGTACAGGATATCAACGGTTCGGTGTGCCGGTCGCAGGTGCGATGGATGTATTTGCATTTCAGATTGCCAATATATTGGTGGGAAATAAGCGCAATGAGGTTTGCTTGGAAGTTACACTCATTGGCCCGCAACTGGAGGCGCACTACCCCATTACTTTAGCCATAACAGGTGCTGATTTACAACCATCTGTAAATGGAAAGTCGGTTCACATGTGGGAGACGTTTACAATGGAGGAAGGGGACCAATTAACATTTGGCAAGCTTCAATCAGGGGTGCGGGCATATATTGCAGTAGCTGGAGGGTTCGCTGTACCCGCCATCTTTGGAAGTAAATCAATGGATATGAATAGTGGTTTAGGGTATATGCTGGAAAAGGGAGAGGCAATCGAGGGAAATCCTGTTGCAAGTCGTTCCGGGATTGGTCTTTCCAGAAAGGTTATTCCCATTTATCAAAAGGAAATTGATGTAGCCATCATTGAAGGACCGCATACCAATCTGTTTACAGAGGCGGATCGACAACGTTTTTACCAAACAACATTTATCGTTGGAGCTAATTCCAATCGTATGGGATACCGTTTGGAGGCAGCCGATTTTCAAATTACTCCATCAGGGGATATCTGGTCGGATGCCACGCCATTTGGAGGAATACAGATACCACCAAATGGTCAGCCAATTATATTGATGGCAGACAGGCAAACGACTGGTGGCTACCCGCGGATTGGTACGGTCATTTCTACTGACCTCCCAAACATTGCCCAGCTTCCCCCGCAAGGGAAAATCCGCTTTTATTCCATTTCCGTGGAAGATGCACAGCAACGACTAGTCAAAAGGGAAGCATTTCTGGAGCGGTTGGAAACCTTTCGTGTCGGTTTGGAGATAGGGAGATGA
- a CDS encoding nucleotidyltransferase family protein encodes MKWLTEQDIVGMIHEDVWMMEALQAAKKLQLPDWWICAGFVRTKIWDTLHYYEERSPLQDIDVIYFDKNDLKETTEKRYETILKAAAPEYPWSVKNEARMHITNQIAPYISSVDAIAKFPETATSLGVRLNEKDHIVLTAPHGINDCVQLTVRPTPFFLLDKQRMGFYRKRLSQKNWQETWPKLTINET; translated from the coding sequence ATGAAGTGGCTTACGGAACAGGACATTGTAGGTATGATACACGAAGATGTATGGATGATGGAGGCATTACAGGCGGCAAAAAAATTACAGTTACCGGATTGGTGGATTTGCGCAGGTTTTGTTCGGACTAAAATTTGGGATACATTGCACTATTATGAGGAGAGAAGTCCACTTCAAGATATTGATGTTATTTATTTCGATAAGAATGACTTGAAGGAAACAACAGAGAAACGTTACGAAACCATATTGAAAGCTGCTGCACCAGAATATCCCTGGTCAGTAAAAAACGAAGCGCGGATGCATATCACAAATCAGATCGCTCCGTATATATCTTCGGTTGACGCCATTGCCAAATTCCCGGAGACGGCAACATCGCTTGGTGTCCGTCTTAATGAAAAAGACCATATTGTACTTACTGCTCCGCATGGAATAAATGATTGTGTACAATTGACAGTCAGACCAACACCTTTCTTTTTATTGGATAAACAGCGCATGGGTTTTTACAGGAAACGTTTATCTCAAAAGAATTGGCAGGAAACCTGGCCAAAATTGACAATTAATGAAACCTGA
- a CDS encoding DUF1648 domain-containing protein produces the protein MRDRPKIDLPPSKWVQFLNLIAMLMLLSSIVYVVLTYRSLPETVPTHFNGKGEADGWGHKGTIFLLPVIAVICYIPLYFLSKVPHTFNYTVEITKENAPRLYQSARLFMTIINAETVAIFSFLTWETVRAAKGYDTFGVWLIVAIIVVPLITIIVFMVRMNQLR, from the coding sequence ATGCGCGATCGTCCAAAAATAGATCTTCCACCTTCTAAATGGGTGCAATTTTTAAACCTGATAGCTATGCTTATGCTGCTTAGTTCCATTGTTTATGTAGTGCTAACTTATCGCAGTCTGCCGGAAACAGTCCCTACGCATTTTAATGGAAAAGGGGAAGCAGATGGCTGGGGACATAAGGGAACTATTTTTCTTTTGCCTGTGATTGCAGTTATCTGTTATATCCCGCTTTATTTTTTGAGCAAGGTACCACATACCTTTAATTATACGGTAGAAATAACCAAGGAAAATGCACCTCGTTTGTATCAGTCAGCACGCTTGTTTATGACGATTATTAATGCCGAGACTGTAGCTATTTTTTCTTTTTTAACATGGGAGACAGTACGCGCCGCGAAAGGTTATGATACATTTGGTGTATGGTTAATCGTTGCGATCATAGTGGTACCATTAATTACGATTATTGTCTTTATGGTAAGGATGAATCAACTTCGGTGA
- a CDS encoding Cof-type HAD-IIB family hydrolase, giving the protein MDNKHEIKLVALDMDGTLLTSEQKVSERTQEAIKQALANDVQVVLSTGRWISSCHPFAEKLNLTSYLVTCNGGEIWTVHKELIERHLLDTELIEMMWELGAENDMNCWMISTDDVWYDARPDNFYDHDWLKIGFDSHNKEKLDDLVEKLSYHKGLELSNSTPTNIEINPAGVNKATAITKVCDWLGMRMDNVMAVGDSLNDIKMIQEAGIGVAMGNAQEAIKMAADFVTDTNNQDGVAMAIERFVL; this is encoded by the coding sequence ATGGATAACAAACATGAAATCAAATTGGTAGCACTAGATATGGATGGAACGTTGTTAACGAGTGAGCAGAAGGTATCAGAACGTACACAAGAAGCAATTAAACAGGCGCTTGCCAATGATGTACAAGTGGTATTGAGTACGGGACGGTGGATTAGTTCATGTCACCCGTTTGCTGAAAAACTAAATCTTACATCGTATTTAGTGACCTGTAATGGCGGGGAAATCTGGACGGTACATAAAGAATTAATTGAGCGGCACTTGCTTGATACAGAATTGATTGAAATGATGTGGGAACTTGGAGCCGAAAATGATATGAACTGCTGGATGATCTCAACGGATGATGTCTGGTATGACGCACGTCCGGATAATTTTTATGACCATGATTGGCTTAAAATCGGCTTCGACTCCCATAACAAAGAGAAATTGGATGACCTGGTGGAAAAACTGTCCTATCACAAGGGCTTGGAATTATCAAATTCTACTCCAACCAATATTGAGATCAATCCGGCCGGTGTTAACAAAGCAACGGCCATTACCAAGGTATGTGATTGGCTGGGGATGAGGATGGATAACGTCATGGCAGTAGGCGACAGTTTGAATGATATCAAAATGATCCAGGAAGCCGGGATCGGTGTGGCCATGGGAAATGCCCAGGAAGCGATCAAGATGGCCGCCGATTTCGTAACGGATACGAATAATCAGGATGGAGTAGCTATGGCAATAGAACGTTTTGTATTGTAA
- a CDS encoding cold-shock protein: MSFSRGPKEPVPEVETNVWSCTSEDCQGWMRESFSFEQEPKCPLCHSSMKREVRVLPELES; encoded by the coding sequence ATGTCATTTTCACGCGGACCAAAAGAACCGGTTCCAGAGGTGGAAACCAATGTATGGTCATGTACTAGTGAAGACTGTCAGGGTTGGATGCGCGAGTCCTTTAGTTTCGAGCAGGAACCAAAGTGTCCGCTCTGTCATTCATCGATGAAGCGGGAAGTCCGTGTACTTCCGGAATTGGAAAGTTGA
- the exaC gene encoding acetaldehyde dehydrogenase ExaC: MRYANPNTEGAKVFFKERYDNFIGGEYRAPSSGKYFENVSPVTGKVFCEIARSNKEDVEAAVDAAYKVKDEWGKTSPAHRANILNKIADRIEENLETLAVAETWDNGKAVRESLAADMPLAVDHFRYFAGAIRAQEGGISQIDNDTVAYHFHEPLGVVGQIIPWNFPILMATWKLAPALAAGNCVVLKPAEQTPASIHVLLDLIKDLLPAGVLNIVNGFGVEAGKPLATNSRISKVAFTGETTTGRLIMQYASENIIPVTLELGGKSPNIFFPDVMDKDDAFLDKAVEGLVMFALNQGEVCTCPSRALVHESIYDEFMDRAIKRVKEIKIGHPLDTDTMMGAQASLEQMEKIKSYLDIGKQEGADVLVGGEVNQLDDQSLADGYYIQPTIFKGNNSMRIFQEEIFGPVLAVTTFKDKEEAMEIANDTLYGLGAGVWTRDINTAYRFGRGIEAGRVWTNCYHQYPAHAAFGGYKKSGIGRENHLMMLGHYQQTKNLLISYGEGTAGLF; encoded by the coding sequence ATGAGGTATGCTAATCCAAACACGGAAGGTGCCAAGGTATTCTTTAAAGAACGGTATGACAATTTTATTGGAGGTGAATATCGAGCGCCTTCGAGTGGAAAGTATTTCGAAAATGTTAGTCCTGTTACCGGGAAAGTATTTTGCGAGATTGCCAGATCTAATAAAGAAGATGTGGAAGCGGCCGTAGATGCAGCCTATAAAGTGAAGGATGAGTGGGGAAAAACATCGCCTGCACACCGGGCAAACATACTAAATAAAATTGCTGACCGGATAGAAGAAAATCTGGAAACACTGGCAGTAGCAGAAACATGGGACAATGGAAAGGCGGTTCGGGAATCACTTGCTGCTGATATGCCGCTTGCTGTCGATCATTTCCGGTATTTTGCCGGTGCAATTCGTGCTCAGGAAGGCGGCATTAGTCAGATTGATAATGATACGGTTGCCTACCATTTCCATGAACCGCTTGGTGTCGTTGGGCAAATCATCCCATGGAATTTTCCGATTTTAATGGCCACATGGAAACTTGCTCCGGCATTGGCTGCGGGGAACTGTGTTGTATTAAAGCCTGCAGAACAAACGCCGGCGTCCATTCATGTTTTACTGGATCTGATTAAAGACTTGCTTCCTGCAGGTGTGTTAAACATTGTCAATGGCTTTGGTGTAGAAGCCGGAAAACCATTGGCAACCAATAGCCGAATTTCCAAGGTCGCTTTTACCGGTGAAACAACAACTGGAAGATTGATCATGCAATATGCTTCAGAAAATATCATCCCGGTCACACTTGAACTCGGCGGTAAATCACCGAATATTTTCTTCCCGGATGTGATGGATAAAGACGATGCCTTTCTGGATAAGGCTGTCGAGGGATTGGTTATGTTCGCATTGAACCAGGGTGAGGTTTGTACTTGTCCATCACGTGCACTGGTGCATGAATCGATTTATGATGAATTCATGGATCGTGCTATTAAGCGGGTCAAAGAAATCAAAATCGGTCATCCGCTTGATACCGACACAATGATGGGCGCGCAGGCATCTCTTGAACAAATGGAGAAAATCAAATCATATTTGGATATTGGTAAGCAGGAAGGAGCCGATGTACTTGTTGGCGGCGAAGTCAATCAATTAGACGATCAATCACTAGCCGATGGTTATTATATCCAGCCAACAATCTTTAAAGGAAATAACAGCATGCGCATTTTCCAGGAAGAAATTTTTGGACCGGTTCTGGCCGTTACAACCTTTAAGGACAAAGAAGAGGCAATGGAAATCGCCAATGATACCTTGTACGGACTTGGTGCTGGTGTCTGGACCAGGGATATTAATACAGCATACCGGTTTGGCCGTGGAATTGAAGCGGGCAGGGTATGGACCAACTGCTATCACCAATATCCCGCACATGCAGCATTTGGTGGCTACAAAAAATCCGGAATTGGCCGGGAAAATCATTTAATGATGCTGGGTCACTATCAGCAAACGAAAAACCTGTTGATTAGCTATGGTGAAGGAACGGCAGGGTTATTCTAA
- a CDS encoding DUF779 domain-containing protein: MVERVTATDEALSLIETLKDIHGPLMFHQSGGCCDGSSPMCFPKGEFIVGDSDVLLGEIGGTPFYMSKDQYEYWKHTQLIIDAVDGRGGMFSLEGPEGKRFLTRSRVFTEEERKELT; the protein is encoded by the coding sequence ATGGTTGAACGGGTGACGGCTACGGATGAGGCATTAAGTTTGATAGAAACATTGAAAGATATCCATGGGCCACTAATGTTTCACCAATCCGGCGGCTGTTGTGATGGCAGTTCTCCAATGTGTTTTCCCAAAGGTGAATTTATTGTTGGTGATTCTGATGTGCTGCTTGGCGAAATCGGTGGTACCCCATTTTATATGTCAAAGGATCAATATGAATACTGGAAACATACCCAGCTTATTATTGATGCGGTTGATGGTCGCGGTGGTATGTTTTCCCTGGAAGGACCTGAAGGAAAACGATTTTTGACCAGGTCAAGGGTGTTTACCGAAGAAGAGCGGAAAGAATTAACCTAA
- a CDS encoding IDEAL domain-containing protein, which translates to MMVTVKMLKPYYIKADDEYVRVILAYQYFSVFIHDQLYHFVPNEAKEIRINRRTRTVDNIEAQFAFQKGKNIIRIPMTKLVTLPDFQTELQKIIDPYIKSQESINIAVNENVNKKIIEELEQQNLRRLIDKALDDRDERQFYELTSLLRQDRTNE; encoded by the coding sequence ATGATGGTTACCGTTAAGATGTTAAAGCCATATTATATTAAAGCGGATGATGAGTATGTGCGCGTTATCCTAGCATATCAATATTTTTCTGTGTTTATCCACGATCAATTGTATCATTTTGTACCAAACGAAGCAAAAGAAATCCGGATTAACCGGAGAACACGAACGGTTGATAATATTGAGGCCCAATTTGCTTTCCAAAAGGGCAAGAACATTATCCGCATTCCAATGACGAAACTTGTGACCCTCCCTGATTTTCAAACGGAATTACAAAAAATTATTGATCCATATATAAAGAGTCAAGAATCTATCAATATAGCAGTAAATGAAAACGTTAACAAAAAAATCATTGAAGAACTTGAACAGCAAAATTTGCGAAGATTAATTGATAAAGCGTTAGACGATCGGGATGAGAGACAATTTTATGAATTGACTTCATTACTTCGACAAGACCGAACCAACGAGTAA
- a CDS encoding IDEAL domain-containing protein, whose amino-acid sequence MVTVKELKPYHIKVDSEYIHIILAYQYFNISIDESVYKFVPVDAKKITVNRKTKQIMNMKAKFAFQKGKEIIHIAMTDLIFIPEFLIQIHLIADPYYLEDLPTKKSNDEITEIIDELEQLNVKRLIDRALDEKDETAFRQLVKYL is encoded by the coding sequence ATGGTTACCGTCAAAGAACTGAAACCTTATCACATTAAAGTAGACTCGGAATACATTCATATTATTTTGGCCTATCAATATTTCAACATTAGTATTGATGAATCCGTTTATAAGTTTGTTCCAGTGGATGCCAAAAAGATTACAGTGAATCGAAAAACAAAGCAAATAATGAATATGAAGGCGAAATTTGCATTTCAAAAGGGGAAGGAAATCATACATATTGCCATGACCGATCTGATATTTATTCCTGAATTTTTGATACAAATTCATTTGATTGCTGATCCGTATTATCTCGAAGACTTACCAACGAAAAAATCTAATGATGAAATTACGGAAATTATCGATGAATTAGAGCAACTTAATGTGAAAAGACTCATAGACCGTGCGTTGGATGAAAAGGATGAGACAGCATTCCGTCAGCTTGTGAAATACCTTTAA